The bacterium nucleotide sequence GTCCGCTCACGGCAGCATGGCGTGGGTCTGTGTGGGTGCGGCCGCGCAGTCGATCTCGCCGGTCGCAAGGTGAGGCGTTCTGGCACAATGGCGCGCCCACGACCCCATCCCACGAGGTGTGGCCGGGTACGCAATCGGTGCCTGAATGTGGGATCATTGGCCTACCCGGGAGAGTCGCCATGCTGAGAGTTCTTGTTGTTGTCGTCGCCGTTTTCCTGCCGGCCGTATCGGGCTGGGCTACGCCCATGATCGTTGGCCACCGGGGATATGCCGCCGCCACGCCCGAGAACACCCTGATCGCAGAGCGGAGGGCTTTCGAGGTGGGCGCTGGGATGGTGGAGCTCGATCTGCAGAAGAGCTCGGACGGCCACGTCGTGGTCATCCACGACGATACCGTGGGCCGCACCACCGATTCCCTCACGAATGATCGGGTGGACAGTCTCACCCTCAGCCAATTGAGGGGGCTCGACGCCGGCTATCCCGCGCGGTTCGGATCTGCGTTTGCCGGCGAGCTGATCCCCACTCTCGAGGAGGTCTTGTTGGAGGCCAAGGGAGTTGGATCGTTGCTTCTCGATCAGAAGAGTTCACTGCTCTTCGGGGCGGAGATCGCAGCGGCGGTTGCGACCACGGCCTTCCCGCTCGACCAGATCTGGACGACGGCCTGGAACGCGGCCCAGGTGGCGGACATCCAGTCCCATTTGCCTACGGCCAAGATCCTATGGACCCAGGCCGCCAGCGTCTGGGCTGGCGCCATGGATGCCTTCCTGGATGACATGGTGGCCCTCGGCGTCGATGGGATCTCGGTGGTCTTCGAGAACTACATATTCTCTGCTCCGGGCCTAGCAGCGGCCACCCAGGCCCGTGGGCTGCTCGCGTTTGCGTGGAACTTCGATGCGATCCCCGATACCCCCGAGCGAATGCAGACCGCCATCGATATCGGGCTCGACGGCTACATCGTGAACGACCCACTGATGATGGCCAACGTCATTCCGGAGCCGGGCACACTGCCGTTGATGGGGTTGGGCGTGACCGCCCTCTCCTTGACATCGCGCTGCCGGCGGCGCCGGCGCTTCGATCGAACGATCTCCGTGCCCCTGCAAGGCACGGCAGCGGAGGCCAACCATGCGAAAGACGATGCCGGTTCGAGAATGCATGAGTCATCTCCCCGCTGAGGCGGACCGTCACGAACCGCTCGCTGAAGTCGTGGAGAAGATGCGGGAGCAGCATTGCCACCACATACCCGTCATGGATGGCGCGCACTTGTATGGAATTCTCTCGCGGGAAGATCTTCACGAGCTTGCGGTCGGGGAGCAGGCCTCTGCCGAGAAACCTGTCGCTGGCGACGTGTGCAAGCGGGATCTCCTGACGGTCGATCCCATGATGCCGATTGTCGAGGTGGCGAAGGCGATGATCGATCGCAAGGTCGGCAGCGCGCTGGTGACAGACGGCGGTGTACTGGTCGGGATCTTCACCAACACGGACGCCCTGCGACTCATCGCCGAGCTCTGATCATCGCGTTCACGCCCGGCGTCCCTTCCTACGAACCGGCTGCCGGATCAGTCTCCTGTCGGTTTCGAGCCTCCCCCGCTCGGGCGCCGTCGCCTCCTTCGCCTGGAACGTTTGCGCGGTGCGTTGGATTCGCCTTCGGGCTTCGACTTGCGGCCATCGTCTCGCTCCCGGTGCCGACCCCGGGAGCCATCTGATTCGGTTCGGAGCTTGTTGGGTGTTCGCGCTTTCTCGGGAGAGGCGGCCCGCCCCTCGTTGGCGGGCTTCCGCGCACGGCGGGTTCGCCTTCTCCCTCGCGTGGGCTCGGTCGAGGTGGTTGCGGCCTTTGCCTTGGGACGTCCCTGGGGTCGGGATGCTGCGGCGGAGTCCCCGCGGCTCCGAGTCTCCTCGCTGCGATCTTCGTTGGTTTCGCCGCGGCTTCGAGTGCGTCTGCGCCCACCCCGCGAGCGCCCCCGCTTCGGCTGGCCGGCGCGATCCGCCTCCTGCTTGGTTGAGCGCTCCGTTCGCCGGTCGCCCCCTTTGTTGGTGCGCGCACCGGATCGTGGACGCTGCGTTCGAGCACCCGCGCCGCTACCGCCCTTCGTGAAATCAACGACTCGCCGGCGGGCCGATCCACCTTCGTCGGGTGTGCCGCGGCGCCTCTTCGTGTCGCTGGTTCCCGAGTCCGCATACTTGGAACGTTCATCCTCGAATTCCGCGTCCTCGTCCCTGCTTGGGTTTCGTTCTCGAAGCGCGTCCCGCTTGGCATCTTCGATCAATGCCAACACGGCACCCGTTTTGGCGGGGCCCGAGGCCGCCCGGTAGGTGCCGCGCAGGACGCTGTCGGGCTTCAGCTTTCCCTCCTCGTAGAGCTTCCACATCTCTTCCCCCAGGCGGCGGATCTTGCGCCCCGGGGCGAACTTCGAAAGGAAGCGGTGAAGGTTGTTCACATCTCGAAGCAACAGGGTCCGCGCATTGCGATTGCTCGCAGGATCGACGGCCTGGGGGAAATCGATGACGACCGGCCCATCGGCTCCCATCAAGACGTTGAATTCCGAGAGGTCGCCGTGGACGATGTCGGCCGCAAGCATTCGAATGGTTTCGTGAATGAGTGTGTCGTAGATCGCACCGGCTTCGGTGGCACTGAAGCTGAGATCGCCCAGCCGCGGTGCGGGATGGCCCTCCGTATCCTTGACCAGTTCCATCACGAGCACACCATCGACGAACTCGTGGGGCTCTGGCACCCGCACGCCGGCCCCGCGCAAACGGCGGATCCGGTCGACCTCGGTCCCGCGCCAGGCCTCTTCGTCCTGGGCGCGCCCGTGGCGGGTGCGCTTGTCGACGGCCCGTTGGTCGCGGGTATTCCGGGTTCGGCGGCCTTCGGTGTAGTCGGCGCGTTGGCGGAAGCTCCGACCCTCGGCCTCCTTGTAGACCTTGGCCACACGCTCCTCGGCCCCGCAACGCACGAGGTAGACCTGGGCCTCCTTTCCGCTCATCAAGGGTCGCAACACTTCGTCGATGATTCCGTAGTCGACGAGGGCAACCAGGCTTGCCGGCCATTTCATGCGCTCTGCGGCTCCTCGTGGTCGAAGGCTTCGAGGCTCACGCGGGCTCACCGTCGTGCTCGATCGGCTTCACGCCCATGGCGCGGAAATGGTGACAAAGCTGAACGTCGATCTCGAGCTGCACGCGTCCCCGGCCGGCCGTGGCTGATCAGAGTGCGCCATCTGGCACGCCGACGTGGGCCCACGAATCCCCGAGAGTGTGACATGCAGATGCATTTCCCGCAGCGGTGGCCTTGGGATTCGGATCCGCCGTCATCGACGGGCACTACCGCAATGCAGCCAGCGCTTCCTGCGTCTCGGCCACGAGGCGCTCGACGACCTGCCCGACGGTCGATATGTCGTTACACCACGCCACGCCCTGGCCCGCTCCCTCATACATCAACGGCTCGATTTCATGCTCCATCACGCCGGTCAGCAGCTCGCCGATGAGAACCTGTTGATAGGGCATCTTGAGCGGCTTAGGCGCACCCTCGGCTTCCCATTCGTCGGTCCAGGCGGTCCGCACCACACGGCATGTCTTTCCGCTGTGGCTGCGGGTCAGCACCGTATCTGCGCTCCCGGCCTTCAGGAGTTTCTCCAGGATATGCCTGTTCAGGTGGTGCTCCTCGGTCGTGAGCCACACCGTGCCGAGCCAGACGCCCTGGGCGCCCATCGCGAGCGACGCGGCCACCTGCCGTCCGTCGGCTATTCCGCCGGCAGCGAGCACGGGGATTCCTTCCGCCGCGTCCACGATCTGCGGCACCAACGACATGGTGCCGATCGGGCCGGTATGACCGCCGGCATCGTATCCCTGAGCGACGATCAGATCGACACCGGCTGCCTTTGCATAGGCAACGTGTTTGGGGGCGCCGACGAGAGAGAGCGTGATCTTCCCGCCCTCCTTGGCACGCTCGATGAGATGCGGGGGTGTGCCGATCGCGCTCGCGAACAGGTTGACGTCGGATTTCAACACGGCATCTGCCTGGGCTTCG carries:
- a CDS encoding PEP-CTERM sorting domain-containing protein (PEP-CTERM proteins occur, often in large numbers, in the proteomes of bacteria that also encode an exosortase, a predicted intramembrane cysteine proteinase. The presence of a PEP-CTERM domain at a protein's C-terminus predicts cleavage within the sorting domain, followed by covalent anchoring to some some component of the (usually Gram-negative) cell surface. Many PEP-CTERM proteins exhibit an unusual sequence composition that includes large numbers of potential glycosylation sites. Expression of one such protein has been shown restore the ability of a bacterium to form floc, a type of biofilm.) translates to MLRVLVVVVAVFLPAVSGWATPMIVGHRGYAAATPENTLIAERRAFEVGAGMVELDLQKSSDGHVVVIHDDTVGRTTDSLTNDRVDSLTLSQLRGLDAGYPARFGSAFAGELIPTLEEVLLEAKGVGSLLLDQKSSLLFGAEIAAAVATTAFPLDQIWTTAWNAAQVADIQSHLPTAKILWTQAASVWAGAMDAFLDDMVALGVDGISVVFENYIFSAPGLAAATQARGLLAFAWNFDAIPDTPERMQTAIDIGLDGYIVNDPLMMANVIPEPGTLPLMGLGVTALSLTSRCRRRRRFDRTISVPLQGTAAEANHAKDDAGSRMHESSPR
- a CDS encoding CBS domain-containing protein; translation: MSHLPAEADRHEPLAEVVEKMREQHCHHIPVMDGAHLYGILSREDLHELAVGEQASAEKPVAGDVCKRDLLTVDPMMPIVEVAKAMIDRKVGSALVTDGGVLVGIFTNTDALRLIAEL
- a CDS encoding nitronate monooxygenase; the protein is MQTAVCDRLGIPHPIFGFSHSMEVTAAITNAGGFGVYGATRDMPDVISTRLAEIRSMVGDRPFGVDLLLPLGMADKNDWAAAEAKIPEAQKAFVRHLKQKYEVPDPTGKSFFSSVVRSNELFEAQADAVLKSDVNLFASAIGTPPHLIERAKEGGKITLSLVGAPKHVAYAKAAGVDLIVAQGYDAGGHTGPIGTMSLVPQIVDAAEGIPVLAAGGIADGRQVAASLAMGAQGVWLGTVWLTTEEHHLNRHILEKLLKAGSADTVLTRSHSGKTCRVVRTAWTDEWEAEGAPKPLKMPYQQVLIGELLTGVMEHEIEPLMYEGAGQGVAWCNDISTVGQVVERLVAETQEALAALR